A single genomic interval of Aulosira sp. FACHB-615 harbors:
- a CDS encoding MetQ/NlpA family ABC transporter substrate-binding protein has translation MASLTRINRRYFLLGIGSTIASVSFAGCTPKQPASTSQLVSQSTKTTLLKVGSRNTTTEDVLKFIQKEIAPSHGLDFQIVTIADSVKINDALKNGEIDANFFQHEPFMKQAAKRLNADFVMLNRSYTTITGLYSKKLKTKSLKDIPTGATIAISNDDSNQDRALKFLKQINLINLKEKTGEYYSVKDVIKHPKNLQIQELDNYAIVRALDDVDLAVTSASFLVQAKVSLDPIVLDEIGMANKNYAVGLATVQSKVNDPNIQKLNQLVIDPKLKTYINNYLKGTIAPAF, from the coding sequence ATGGCTAGTTTAACAAGAATCAATCGGCGATATTTTCTTTTAGGTATCGGAAGTACAATTGCATCTGTTTCTTTTGCCGGTTGTACACCAAAACAACCTGCATCTACTAGTCAATTAGTGAGTCAATCAACCAAGACAACATTACTCAAAGTTGGTTCTCGCAATACCACCACAGAAGATGTTTTAAAATTCATTCAAAAAGAAATAGCCCCCAGTCACGGTTTAGACTTTCAAATTGTGACTATTGCTGATTCTGTCAAAATTAACGATGCTCTTAAAAATGGCGAAATTGATGCTAACTTTTTCCAGCATGAACCATTTATGAAACAAGCTGCTAAAAGACTGAATGCTGATTTTGTTATGTTAAATCGCAGCTATACTACCATCACAGGGCTATATTCAAAAAAATTAAAAACAAAATCCCTTAAGGACATTCCCACTGGAGCAACCATCGCTATTTCTAACGATGATAGCAATCAGGATCGGGCTTTAAAATTTCTCAAACAAATTAACTTAATCAATTTAAAAGAAAAGACGGGAGAATATTACAGCGTCAAAGATGTAATTAAGCATCCCAAAAATCTGCAAATTCAAGAATTAGATAATTACGCGATCGTCAGAGCATTGGATGATGTTGATTTAGCTGTGACCTCGGCATCTTTTTTAGTCCAAGCAAAAGTATCCCTAGACCCAATTGTATTAGACGAAATTGGCATGGCTAACAAAAATTATGCAGTAGGTTTAGCAACTGTACAATCAAAAGTAAATGATCCAAATATCCAAAAGCTAAATCAATTAGTTATTGATCCCAAATTGAAAACCTACATCAATAACTATCTCAAAGGGACGATCGCCCCTGCATTCTAA
- a CDS encoding methionine ABC transporter ATP-binding protein yields MITFTDVRKIYHQGTQKVVALDGVSLFVKPGEIFGVLGQSGAGKSTLIRCVNQLEKPTSGSVVVDGQEITKLSGDKLRVARQHIGMIFQHFNLLSCRTVAENIAFPLEVMGLSRLQRRAKVEELISLVGLQGKADAYPAQLSGGQKQRVGIARALAGEPKVLLSDEATSALDPQTTRSILDLLRDLNKRMGLTILLITHEMGVVKQICDSVAILNAGKIVEKGYVSDLIARPESFLAQEFFPRRNGYRAKPGAVLATIAFAGEQASQPIFATLARRFDVDVNILSGSVETVGDRRVGQFHIELAGQKVTQALNYLHEAEFEVEVH; encoded by the coding sequence ATGATCACATTTACTGATGTTCGCAAAATTTATCACCAAGGTACTCAAAAAGTTGTCGCTTTAGATGGAGTGAGCCTGTTTGTTAAACCAGGAGAAATTTTTGGCGTTTTAGGTCAAAGTGGCGCAGGTAAAAGCACGTTAATTCGTTGTGTTAATCAACTAGAAAAACCAACATCAGGTTCAGTTGTGGTTGATGGACAAGAAATCACAAAATTGTCGGGAGATAAATTACGTGTCGCCCGTCAACATATTGGCATGATTTTTCAACACTTTAATTTACTAAGTTGCAGAACAGTGGCGGAAAATATTGCTTTTCCTTTGGAAGTGATGGGTTTGAGTAGGCTACAACGTCGGGCTAAGGTAGAAGAATTAATTTCACTGGTGGGTTTGCAAGGTAAAGCTGATGCTTATCCGGCGCAACTGTCTGGGGGACAAAAGCAACGGGTAGGTATTGCTAGGGCTTTGGCGGGAGAACCGAAAGTTTTATTGTCTGATGAAGCGACATCTGCACTTGACCCGCAAACAACTAGGTCGATTCTGGACTTGTTACGTGATTTGAATAAGCGTATGGGTTTGACAATTTTACTCATTACTCATGAAATGGGTGTGGTCAAGCAAATCTGCGATAGTGTGGCAATACTCAATGCAGGTAAGATTGTTGAAAAGGGATATGTGAGCGATTTAATCGCTAGACCAGAATCATTTCTCGCCCAAGAATTTTTTCCCCGTCGGAATGGTTATAGAGCAAAACCTGGTGCTGTTCTCGCTACGATCGCCTTTGCGGGAGAACAAGCCAGTCAGCCAATTTTCGCCACCTTAGCCCGACGCTTTGATGTGGATGTCAATATCCTGAGTGGGAGTGTGGAGACCGTAGGCGATCGCCGAGTTGGTCAGTTCCACATTGAATTAGCAGGTCAGAAGGTAACGCAAGCTTTGAACTATTTACACGAAGCCGAATTTGAAGTGGAAGTACATTGA
- a CDS encoding MetQ/NlpA family ABC transporter substrate-binding protein, producing MTLLNNINRRFFLLAVVSFTASTVFTSCSSPQNNSANTNTNPSATPASNTTTTATKEKIKVGVSPVPAGEILEFVKKNLAPQAGLDIEIFTFSDSVQNNFALRDKQIDANYFQHVPFMEDFGKQHNIKMVALNPPIHLNPVGVYSKRHKSLAEVPKNGTVIIPGDINNAHRALKVIEEAGLVKLKTTAKGLVSPKDIAENPKNLQVKEVPATQMIPSLPDVDLAVMTGATVLAGGLRTDKDALALESSKNPIYAVTVTTLQGQENDPRIQKLYKLLRDDQVKQFIRDKYQGAVIPIP from the coding sequence ATGACTTTGCTTAACAACATCAATCGTCGGTTTTTTCTCTTAGCAGTTGTCTCTTTTACAGCTTCTACAGTTTTTACTAGTTGTAGTTCACCGCAAAATAATTCTGCTAATACAAATACTAATCCATCTGCTACCCCAGCCTCTAACACAACAACAACAGCAACCAAAGAAAAAATTAAAGTTGGAGTTTCACCAGTTCCAGCCGGAGAAATTTTAGAGTTTGTCAAGAAAAATCTCGCACCACAGGCGGGATTAGATATTGAAATTTTCACCTTTAGTGACAGTGTACAAAATAACTTTGCGCTGAGAGATAAACAAATTGATGCTAATTACTTTCAACACGTTCCTTTTATGGAGGATTTTGGCAAGCAACATAATATTAAAATGGTGGCTTTAAATCCGCCGATTCACTTAAATCCAGTGGGTGTATATTCCAAAAGACACAAATCTTTGGCAGAAGTGCCGAAAAATGGCACTGTGATTATCCCTGGTGATATTAATAATGCTCATCGGGCTTTGAAGGTAATTGAAGAAGCTGGATTAGTAAAGTTAAAAACTACTGCTAAAGGTTTAGTTAGTCCTAAAGATATTGCCGAAAATCCTAAAAACTTACAAGTCAAAGAAGTACCAGCAACTCAAATGATTCCTTCGCTTCCTGATGTTGATTTAGCTGTTATGACAGGTGCAACAGTGCTGGCAGGAGGACTAAGAACAGATAAAGATGCCTTGGCGTTAGAATCCAGTAAAAATCCGATTTATGCGGTGACAGTGACAACATTACAAGGGCAGGAAAATGACCCCAGAATTCAAAAACTCTATAAGTTGTTACGGGATGATCAAGTCAAACAATTTATTAGAGATAAATATCAAGGCGCAGTGATTCCCATTCCTTAA
- a CDS encoding MetQ/NlpA family ABC transporter substrate-binding protein codes for MKLPTNINRRFFLIAITSFAASTVFASCSSPQNNSAVNNVNPSATTAANTTTTTAKEKIKVGVTPVPAGEILEFVKKNLAPEAGLDIEIVTFNDFVQNNTALKDGVIDANYFQHIPFMEDYGKKHNFEMYAFTPQIHLNPVGLFSKKYKSLNDVPNKALVTIPDDPSNAHRALKVLESSGLIKLKENVRPASPKDIIANPKNIQIKEIPGAQAIPSLPDVDLAGVTGNWIVQAGLKTDKDALALETAKDPIYAVTVTTLKGKETDPRVQKLYKLLRDDKVKQFIRDKYQGAVIPIP; via the coding sequence ATGAAATTACCTACTAACATTAACCGCCGATTCTTTTTAATTGCTATCACATCATTTGCAGCTTCTACAGTCTTTGCTAGTTGTAGTTCACCGCAAAATAATTCGGCTGTGAATAATGTGAATCCTTCAGCCACCACAGCAGCCAATACAACCACAACTACAGCCAAAGAAAAAATCAAAGTTGGTGTCACACCAGTACCAGCAGGTGAAATTTTAGAATTTGTCAAAAAGAATTTAGCACCAGAAGCGGGACTAGATATCGAAATAGTTACATTCAATGACTTTGTGCAGAATAACACTGCTTTGAAAGATGGTGTGATTGATGCCAATTATTTCCAGCATATTCCTTTTATGGAGGACTATGGCAAGAAACATAACTTTGAAATGTATGCTTTTACGCCACAAATTCATTTAAATCCGGTGGGACTTTTTTCTAAAAAATATAAGTCCCTTAATGATGTACCTAACAAAGCTCTGGTGACAATTCCTGATGATCCTAGCAATGCTCATCGGGCTTTAAAAGTCTTAGAATCATCAGGCTTAATCAAACTTAAGGAAAATGTTCGTCCGGCGAGTCCTAAAGATATTATTGCTAACCCCAAAAACATCCAAATTAAAGAAATACCAGGAGCGCAAGCAATTCCGAGTCTTCCTGATGTGGATTTAGCCGGAGTTACAGGTAATTGGATTGTGCAAGCTGGATTAAAAACCGATAAAGATGCTTTAGCTTTAGAGACTGCTAAAGACCCAATTTATGCGGTGACAGTCACAACATTAAAAGGTAAAGAAACCGACCCCAGAGTGCAGAAACTCTATAAGTTGTTGCGGGACGATAAAGTCAAACAATTTATTAGAGATAAATACCAAGGTGCAGTGATTCCCATTCCTTAA